In Oncorhynchus gorbuscha isolate QuinsamMale2020 ecotype Even-year linkage group LG03, OgorEven_v1.0, whole genome shotgun sequence, the DNA window ACCACTTACTTAAAGAGACAGATTTTGAGCCGAGTTACGCCTCtcacttctcctcttcctctttgttTGGAACATTCGGCACAAAGGATGTGCAATCGATCTCCAAATCATACATTTTTCTCCGACCAGTACAGTCTTTGTATATTTGCTTCACTGAGTACTTGTTGTAAATAGACAAAAACTAAATACAGAACATATTCTATGCAGTCTTTATTAAAGGAACTTAAGCTCAATAACAGCACAACTCAAAATACCTTTCATGATTGTTTAAGCCATTTAACTTGAGGCTTTAACTTGTTGTCCGATGAAACAAAATCATCTAATATGTACAAACTCATAACTTAAAATAGTGGTCATCCTCAAAACATAGAAATGTAACGGAGTGTACTTTTCTGGTTGCAACAGCTTTCTCATTTAGTAAATACCTTAATCATcgttggacccccccccccacacacacacacacacacacacacacacacacacacacacacacacacacacacacacacacacacacacacacacacacacacacacacacacacacacacacacacacacacacacacacacacacacttcagcaagaaATTCAGAATGAACGTGAACATGCTTTAACAGGGAGCTGAAGTCTATAAATAAATATCTTCATGTTATTGTTAGTCTTTATCCAAGTTTCTGTACCATGAGATACAGTTGTGAATTGGCAACCATCGATTCTGTCTCCTCAACAAAAAAAACGCACAAGAGATTGTATTTTAAACTGATCTCACAATTTTCACAAGTAATTTCTCTAAACAGGGTCGTTCGTATTCACTatgaaccaaacagaagcaaAAGGGATGAAACAGGAAGGGACTACCTGAACTTTGTTTTCCGTTACAAAACACTTTGCTACAGTGTGCACGAATGAATACGACCCTGGTACTATCGCCTTAGATCTCCTTTAACCTCTTCATCCTCATCTCAATTAACTGATGTTGATCTTCATCATGGAACCAATAATGAAGCCTGTAGAAAAAAACAAGTCTTTGCTTCTAGTCTTTGAATTTGCATATATTCTGTTCTACATGCTCAACTCAAAGAGTAAACTTCTTTTAGAGTTGCTCTCGATTTGATGGGATGTTAACAAAAGCATCGCAATGTAAGCCACTCTACCAGGGTGGCTAGGGGCCTGGAGTTAGCCACTCTACCAGGGTGGCTAGTGGCCTGGAGTAAGCCACTCTACCAGGGTGGCTAGGGTCCTGGAGTAAGCCACTCTACCAGGGTGGCTAGGGACCTGGAGTCAGCCACTCTACTAGGGTGGCTAGGGGCCTGGAGTTAGCCACTCTACCAGGGTGGCTAGGGGTCTGGAGTTAGCCACTCTACCAGGGTGGCTAGGGGTCTGGAGTTAGCCACTCTACCAGGGTGGCTAGGGGCCTGGAGTAAGCCACTCTACCAGGATAACTAGGGGGCCCGGGGTAATTTGTAATATCAAAAGCAGCCTTTGCCCTATTATCCCAGAGGACTACTTTCCCTTTTTCTTATTTGTGTATAATTTCTCCACTTCCACGCAAACACAACCCTGTTTATCTCTTTTTTCCttccctctatcttcctcctccccctctcactccagtTTGCTGAGAAAGTCCAACAGTGCTTGGTGGAACTCCCAAGGTTTGTCCATGTAGCAGGCATGGCGCGCCCCCTCCATCTTCAGGACTGAGTGGTGTGGGAGCTGCATGAGATTCTTGTGGGACTGGGCCCCCAGGTTGGTGTCCAGTGCTCCAAACACAATCAGAGTAGGAGTCTAAACAGGGACATAGGAGCAAGCAAGGATCAGGAAACAATACATCTACTCAGAGCTGCAAAATTCTGGCCACTTTCCCAACATTTTCTAGAGCTTCAGGTTGGATGATTCCTGGAATAAGGATGGAATAAGAAAGAATATCGGAAACCCTCCAATCAGGAAcgttaccagaattttgcaaccctacattAGTGTTTTACTATAAATTTGTGGACAGTATTACTACTCAGATTAGagtcaaaatacatttcaaaGGCTGTTCTCAACGTCTAAAAACAGATTCTGTCATTTGTGCAAATGCATTACAGATACAGGTCACGAAAAATACcacggtgtctggttagactgtaaactctccttccagattcacattaagcatctccaatccaaagtaaaaatctagaattggcttccaatctcgcaacaaagcatccttcactcatgctgtgaaacataccctcgtaaaactgaccatcctaccgatcctcgacttcggcgatgtcatttacaaaatagcctccaacaccctactcaacaaattggatgcagtctatcacagtaccatccgttttgtcaccaaagtcccatttactacccaccactgcgacctgtacactctcgttggctggccctcgcttcatactcgtcgccaaacccactggtcaTCCaccctccaggtcatctacaagtctctgctaggtaaagccccgccttatctcagatcactggtcaccaaagcagcacccacccacagcacgcgctccagcaggtatatctcactggtcacccccaaagccaattgtTCCTTTGGctacctttccttccagttctctgctgccaatgactggaacaaaatgcaaaaatcactgaagctgaagactcatatctccctcactagcttaaagcaccagctgtcagagcagctcacagatcactgcacctgtacatagcccatctgaatcagaatcataaaacacgggacgagatgttaaaaactgtccattgtgccaaataaataaatagcccatccaactacctcattcccatactgaatatatttatttatcttgctcctttgcaccacagtatctctacttgcacattcatcttctgcacatctaccattccagtgtttaatttctatattgtagttactttgccaccatggcctatttattgccttacctcccttatcctacctcatttgcacatttttctactatattattgactgtatgtttgtttattccatgtgttgtatgtgtcgaactgctttgctttatcttggccaggtcgcagttgcaaatgagaacttgttctcaactagcctaactggttaaataaaggttaaataaaataaatacataaaataccCATAGCTCCATTCTGCTCCCTGGTGGTTATTTTGCATGGCTGCACAACATTCAAAACTAGTCATTGACATTTTCTATGTAAACAAAACCTGTAAATATCCGTATCAGAAAAATGACACTGATTTATTACTGATTGAGGCTCTGAGTAATTGAATTTAATTGTGAATAGAGTTAAAACACACCAACTATGATTGTGTGTGAGCCCAGTCAGGGATAACCTTAAACCAATCACGGACTTCCACTGATCTAAGACGACAAGACCTGCTGTTATTGGTGTGTTTCTCTGTGCCAAGAGAAGCATCTAGCTGTGCCCAAGACCATTATGTCAGATACTAACTGCTTAAGAGTGACTATATACTTTAACCCTTACAAAGTCAACaaaaatgtacagtgccttcagaacgtattcagacccattgacctGTTCCGCATTTTTTTTGTTACAGAcaaatttaaaattgattaaatatagaTTTGTTTGgtcaccccataatgtcaaagtggaattatgtttttctttttacaaattaataaacaataaaaagctgaaatgccTCGAGTAAattagtattcaacccctttgttatggcaagtttAAATACATTCAGGGGTAAAATgggcttaacaagtcacataataagttgtatgaactcactctgtgtgcaataatatattttaacatgatttttcaatgactacctcaactctgtaccccacatacaattatctgtaaggtccctcagtgaaTTTAAAACCCAGATTCAACCgcgagggaggttttccaatgccttgcaaagaagggcaaaaaaaatgaatatccctttgaacattggtgaagttattgattacactttgaatggtatatcaatacacccaTCACACTAAGAATACAgtcatccttcctaactcagttgccggagatgAAGGAAATCGCTCAGAaatttcaccatgaagccaatggtgacttaaaaacagttaaGAGTTTAATGGCTTTGGTAGGAGAaaaactgaggatagatcaacaacatggtagttactccacaatactaacctagttGACAGAGGGAAAAGAAGAAAGCCTTTATAGAatacaaaatattccaaaacatacatcctgtttgcaacaaggcaataAAGTAATACgcgcaaaaaatgtggcaaaaataaatcactttttgtcctgaCTACAAAGTGTtaagtttggggcaaatccaatacaacacattactgagttccactctccatattttcaagcatagtgatggctgcatcatgttataagTATGcatgtaatcgttaaggactggggagtttttaggataaaaaataaatgggaatggagctaagcacaagcaaaatcctagaggaaaacctggttcagtctgctttccacctgacactgggagattaattcacttttcagcagaacaataacctaaaacacaaggccaaatctacactggagttgcttaccaggaAGACAGTGGCAgtgacagttttgacttaaatatacTTGTAAATCCAcgacaagacctgaaaatggatgtctagcaatgatcaacaaccaatttgacagagcttgaataatttatttttaaataaatgggaaaatattgcacaatccaggtgtgaaaagctaTTAAAacttatcctgaaaaactcacagctgtaatcgctgccaatggtgcttcaacaaagtattgactcaggggtgtgaatacttatgtaaattacatatttatgtatttaattttaaattagtaaacatttctaaaatatgttttcactttggtttattgtgtgtagatgggtgagaaaaaaacatttaatgcattttgaattcaggccataacaaaaaaatgtggaataaatcaaggggtatgaatactgtaTGCCTTCAGTATGCCTTCAGTAGCACTGCTTCCACTGCTACTACTAAAAGTGTCCCACTGGAAGCTGGTTCACACCCCAAAAAAGTATCTAGTTCCACGCAAAAATTAATCCAGTTCTTTGCTTTTATTAGGTTTATGTATCAGAATGAACTCCCAACCACCCAGAATTACAGCTCTCACCTGGATGCTCTGGTACTGCTGAGGGGTGTAGCTGCGGGTTCCTACTGGGGCTATGGGGATGAAGCCGTGCAGCTGGGCACTGTGTTTCATAAGGAAGGGGATGGAGTAGTGGCCGCTCATAGAGGGGCTGAGCAGCACCGCTGTCCTCACGCCCAAAGCCTCCATAAACCTCCCCAGAAGGTCCACCCGATGCTGGTCTGTCTTCACAGCATCCGAGTCTGGAGAGTTCCCAAATcctggagggagaaaagagagcgagagagaagataAATAACTGATAAAGCATTATAAAATACCTTCTCCATCCCATTTTGGCATTTTGTGTGGGTGTAAAAAAACATTTGTAGAATTCAATGAGAACCAAGGAACCTAACTTGATATGTATTTAAGTGCAGTAATTATAGTGTTCCCTTCCAACTCCTTCACACTGCCATTTCTAACAGTTGGGTCAGTGATGCTGTGCTACACAGTGAACAACACCGTGCAGCACATTAAACCACAGTTAAAGCTGAAATCTGCAGTAACATTTGTTATTGTTTCGTTGTTGAaacagaggaaaagagcatccAGCATCGTGGTTTTAAAAAATCATTACATACTGTTCTATCGTACGTGCAATGATATCTGAGGGAAAAAAGCAGTGTTGGTTGTTTGaagtaacttctttgttgttgtaaaatcccaaacagatgtggcagtttcaccattaaggattccagctttaagtGGACTTTAACTGCATTTCAGCCAGTTAAACAACATAACATTCTCAGGCTTGAATGTTATTGTAGCTCGAACCTGGTAGGTCCACAGCCAAGGCCTGGTATCCGTTTGTGGCCAGCAAGGCCAGGGTGCCCAGTTCCTCCCAGGTTTTGGAAGAGAAAGCTTGGCCATGGAGAAGGACCACTTGCAGCCTGTATAGGAAAGACAACCAGGTGTTTAAGTCACTATTTATTTCAGTCCTCCCGCACTACTGTAATGGCAATCCAGTGACTAACAGTTGCACAGGGTAATCATAATTATTGAGTAACTACAGTGCTTATGCATCAACACATCTTTAGTTAAATCTGTTTACATGGGCTTGGGTTCTCTGCAATTCTTACTTTATGCAGTTTCAGATAAGAGGTTGCTGGGCTAGGCTAATTTGTATGAGGAGGGGGTTCGGTGTGTGGATGTCTGACCATTTTTACTGCTGCTGGAGGTGACTACCCTCACCTGGGCAGTATCTGCCTACCAGATCCATCGACCGGCAAAGCTTCCCTGAAGAAGAGTGGAGGGTCCCCAGGTAGCTGCCCTGTGCGGACGGACACGTTGATGgcaggaggcggaggaggagagacagccaCCAGGCCCATCCTCTGGACATCCAGCGAAGGCTCCATGCTGCCCTGACGAATGGACGGCAGTAGCAGGTACAACAGAACAGTGGCCAGCAACACCAGGCCCAGCACAACAAGACGGTTACGTAGAAAATTCATTTCAGCCAAAGTTGGTTGATCTGGAGAGAATAACAGAGATTCGGGATTTAGTAAGAAGCCAAAAAAATGTCCATAAATAGTTTCTGATATACTAAAATATCCATAAAGAGGTGAGTATTTGCCTGTGGAGTACTCCATAATTAATGCTTCTATGACACTTGTATATTTTGATGATTATGTTTAAAGCACTGAATATTATTATGATAAAGTTAGTGGCTAGTAGTGCTGAACTGAATGGCAGCGAAGGTAGGACACGAAATAGTTCCAGTGTCAATACACCCATCCATGTGAAATTAAGCTAACGTTGTTAGCTACCTAGGTACCTAACTAGCTAACATGCATGATATAAGCCTTCTTCACGACAGTCATTCGTCCCGTGACACAAATGTCATAGCTAACATAAAATTATTTGAAAATATACCTCATAAATAGCTGGGTGCCCGCAGTTGTTATTAGTCTAAGACAGTAGCGAATGGATGCGTAGTGAAATCCTTTGCTATTTGCAGTGGCAGATATAAAGTGTGTTTCACATAAATAATTCCGGAAAACAACTATTACTTTGCGTTGTTTTCGTTCCAAGACAAATCCAGGTACTTGTAAAACATATACAATTAATATAGCTCAGTATCAATTATGTAATAATTAACTACTGAACTATGACATCTACAAGATATTATAATGAAACGTTTTTCATTTAGATCAAATAAATTGTTGTTTCTAATCGAACACATTTGTGGGCTGCACAACAATATGGCGGGGTAAAAGCCAGGTTATGGCTAGACGGGAtgcagcttttgtcaaattaacatcaTATTTGACTTTTTGCAGCAGGTTATGATAATTTACGAAGCAGGTTAAGAGAAtgaacgtagcaggttaggatattTGTGTTAAGGTTATGACAAGAGTTATGGTTAGTGTTAGTAAAATGCTAAATAAATCAACTTTTGGTGTTAATTTGACCAAAGCTGGATACCTTCTAGTCTTGACCGGGTAACCACGGGAGAAAAACAACGGAGTGACTCGATGTTGTATTAAGGATTGTATCTGGTACATTTGTGAAATTTTTAGGCATAGCTATcgtgctttctgtctctctgcggAAGTTTGTTATTTAGATGATTAGATGGTTCTTCATCCTGAAAGTAGTCTATGGTAGAAAACCGAATGGATGGTTCTGTTTTTTTTCGATAACATCCGCTAACTTTACAGACAGCTAGCTTGCTAACAGTCAATGGATGTGATATCAACCGTGCAAtgtaatttattttttatctcaATAATATGAAAGTAACTTCAAACCAAATAATTTAGTTAGTTTGGCCATGATAGCGTTCAACTTTGAGATCCTCTGATAATTTGCATTCTGCTTTGCTTCTCAATTGAAAAGTGCACATCTCGTGTGCCTATCAACAATGATAATGGATTCTTTATCTAACATTTAGAAAGATGTTTGTAGATttatttttgtgtgtttgtgtgcttctTTGGTGATACGTCTCAGAATAAGACGATAACATGGAGTCTATTGATTTGGAGAGGGAGGACCCTTCTAGCTCACTATCTGGATATGCCAATGGAGAGATAATGACCCTGGAGATCTCAGACGTCTCTCCAGACTTGCTTGTTCTCGAGGTAAAAGACAACCTACCTAAAAGTAACCATGGCAGCCTAGACATGGAGATGGATGCTGACTTTCATAATGATGATGGGCATGGTAAGAAAATAACAAGGGTATTGGTTTGTGGGTTAGGCTAACTTGTTATTAACTGGGTTAACTGTGAGGTCAAAATAATCTAAATGTTGTACTTGTTGCCTCTGTCTTTTTTAAAGGTTTTGCGAATGTGGAACTCCAGTTCTTTCCATGTGATGCCTGCGAAGCCTCCTTCACTAATGAACCAGAGCTGGAGCAGCACTTCATAAGCTCTCATTCAATATGTGATGTAGCAAGTGAGAGAGGAAGACCGAAAGCCaggtcaatggaaacagaagGTGTCTCACACCTGCACACCTGCATGACTTGTGGGAAGGTGTTCAAATACCTAACTTCATTTCGAAAACATGAGGAAACTCATATCAAAGCCCTGTACACCTGCAAGACTTGTGAGAAGGAGTTTAAATACCTAACTTCATTCACAAAGCACCAGGCCACTCACATTGTACCAAGACTGAGAGGAAATGGAAAGTCAATCATAGCAGTAGGCTTAAATGTCAATCAGAAAGTGAAAGGCCTTCACACCTGCAGGCAATGTGGTAAGGGGTTCAAATACCTAACTTCTTTCATAAAGCATGAGAAGACTCACAGGATAACCAAAAAAAGCAGAAAAAAACAGAGGAAGCATTCAAGTTCTGAGATTATTGTACGTCTTGAAGGCAATAGGAAAGATGACACAGAAACTTGTGTAAGGGCCACCAAGAAAAAAAGGAAGAACATCAATGATACTGAGGATCAGGATGCATGTATTCTAATATCTTCTGATGATGAACTAGCCAACACTGCAGAGCAGCAAACACCTGACTCTAACCGTTCTCCTCCTTTTCCTTCTGACTCTAACCGTTCTCCTCCTTTTCCTTCTGACTCTAACCGTTCTCCTTTTCCTTCTGACTCTAACCATTCTCCTCCTTTTCCTTCTGACTCTAACCGTTCTCCTCCTTTTCCTTCTGACTCTAACCGTTCTCCTCCTTTTCCTTCTGACTCTAACCGTTCTCCTCCTTTTCCTTCTGACTCTAACCGTTCTCCTTTTCCTTCTGACTCTAACCGTTCTCCTTTTCCTTCTGACTCTAACCGTTCTCCTCCTTTTCCTTCTGACTCTAACCGTTCTCCTCCTTTTCCTTCTGACTCTAACCGTTCTCCTCCTTTTCCTTCTGACTCTAACCGTTCTCCTTTTCCTTCTGACTCTAACCGTTCTCCTCCTTTTCCTTCTGACTCTAACCGTTCTCCTTTTCCGGCTGACTCTAACCGTTCTCCTCCTTTTCCTTCTGACTCTAACCGTTCTCCTTTTCCGGCTGACTCTAACCGTTCTCCTCCGTTTCCTTGTCTGGACTGTGGGAAGGTTTTTAAGTTTTTCAAATCTTACCAAAAACACCAGAAAAGACATGCTTGGGCACAGGGCAAAAGTGAAATAGTGCCTCCTAAACAGGAGCACGGGCCGGAAGTGAAACAACAGATTAGATGTCCAGTTTGTGGTAGAGCATTCAACAAGCTTAAAGCTTGTACCAAACACGAGAAAATGTATCATCGGGAAAATAACTTGggtaaaaacacattttctttaACGTGCTGTGAATGTGACCGTCATTTTGAAAAGGCAGATATTTTCCAAAAGCATAAGTGCTTCCACCTGCGTAAGCATGTAAAGGCTTTCATAGAGGCAAGTAGGGTGAGCCAACAGGGGGATATTTTCTATTGTCAACTCTGTGTCCTAAAGCTCGCCAGTGGACTGGAGTTTGAGAATCATGCCAGGGATATGCACCCAGACCAATACCGCAAAACCCTAAAAGCAGTAGGCAATGTCAGGACATGTATCATTAAAGACACCTTGAAAGGCTTGCCGACACAAAGGGATCTGGAGGCAACTGAAATAGACTTAAACACTGTAGGAGAGACCGAGGAAGATGTATCGAGACAATTTATTTGCAAAGATTGTGGGGACTGTTTCATATATcatgtttcatttcatttttgtGGGAAATGTTTAAAGGATCGCAAAGACTCTAGGAGAATTCGGGAGAGCAACATAAAAGACTCCAAGCTGCACCACTGTGAAAAATGTGGACTTGACTTTGGCCGAAAAGATCACCTAAAGCACCACAGCTGTTCTCATTCTGGCAGTTCCTTTATCTGTTTTGATTGTGGCGTTGGATTCAGGGATCCAGGAGAGTTGCGGACGCATGAAAATACTCATCAGGTGAGAAACCACATCTTCCAACTGCGTGAGAAGCGATGTGAACATCAAAAGGAACTGATGTTGAATCATGAAGTTGATCATCCAGGACCAGACGGTTATACATGCCACCAGTGTGGCAAGAAATGTAGTACTGGGGGAAAGCTGGGGAAACACAGAATGATCCATTCGGCCAAAACTCCCCATGCTTGTTCATATTGCGGTACAAAGTTCAAGAGGCGAGAGCATTTGAGACGGCATGAGAACCTGCACACCAATGAGAAACCTCACCTTAGTCATTGTTATGGAGATACATTTGGGCGGCAGGAGGACTTAAAGACCCACCTTGGTAAAATGCACACAATGTTGAGAAGTTATCTTTGTAAGACTTGTGGGACAACGTTCAAGGACCGTAACTCTCTCTGGAGACAtagataccacacacacacaaaggcaggTAAGGTGTTCCAATGTGAGGAGTGTGGCCTAAGCTTCAGCCGGGCGGATCATCTGAAGCACCACAAGTACACACATTCTACTGAAAGGCCCTTCTCATGCTCATTGTGTTACAAAGTATTCCACATTGCAGAAAACCTCAAGAAGCATGAGCGAAATCATAGAAACAAGTGGTTGGAATACCTCAACACCCGCCGCCACAATAACACACCCAAGCAGAAGAGCCATGTTTCTGAGCGCTCCAAGTGGAAACTGGGCTGGTCTGAAGCATCTGCCCTACTAAAGCTCATTCAGAGCCACTCCCAGCAGCAACATCATACCTGCTATGTTTGTAAAAATACTTTCAGAGGGCTTTACTATCTGAAAAGACACCGTCTACTAAACTGTCTTGGACAAAGGAGTAAAATTATGAATTCATTCTGATATGGAACTGTTCAATAACTCACTTTGGTGTTGATAACATG includes these proteins:
- the LOC124018895 gene encoding protein ABHD14A-like — its product is MNFLRNRLVVLGLVLLATVLLYLLLPSIRQGSMEPSLDVQRMGLVAVSPPPPPAINVSVRTGQLPGDPPLFFREALPVDGSGRQILPRLQVVLLHGQAFSSKTWEELGTLALLATNGYQALAVDLPGFGNSPDSDAVKTDQHRVDLLGRFMEALGVRTAVLLSPSMSGHYSIPFLMKHSAQLHGFIPIAPVGTRSYTPQQYQSIQTPTLIVFGALDTNLGAQSHKNLMQLPHHSVLKMEGARHACYMDKPWEFHQALLDFLSKLE
- the LOC124027861 gene encoding zinc finger protein 814-like, with protein sequence MESIDLEREDPSSSLSGYANGEIMTLEISDVSPDLLVLEVKDNLPKSNHGSLDMEMDADFHNDDGHGFANVELQFFPCDACEASFTNEPELEQHFISSHSICDVASERGRPKARSMETEGVSHLHTCMTCGKVFKYLTSFRKHEETHIKALYTCKTCEKEFKYLTSFTKHQATHIVPRLRGNGKSIIAVGLNVNQKVKGLHTCRQCGKGFKYLTSFIKHEKTHRITKKSRKKQRKHSSSEIIVRLEGNRKDDTETCVRATKKKRKNINDTEDQDACILISSDDELANTAEQQTPDSNRSPPFPSDSNRSPPFPSDSNRSPFPSDSNHSPPFPSDSNRSPPFPSDSNRSPPFPSDSNRSPPFPSDSNRSPFPSDSNRSPFPSDSNRSPPFPSDSNRSPPFPSDSNRSPPFPSDSNRSPFPSDSNRSPPFPSDSNRSPFPADSNRSPPFPSDSNRSPFPADSNRSPPFPCLDCGKVFKFFKSYQKHQKRHAWAQGKSEIVPPKQEHGPEVKQQIRCPVCGRAFNKLKACTKHEKMYHRENNLGKNTFSLTCCECDRHFEKADIFQKHKCFHLRKHVKAFIEASRVSQQGDIFYCQLCVLKLASGLEFENHARDMHPDQYRKTLKAVGNVRTCIIKDTLKGLPTQRDLEATEIDLNTVGETEEDVSRQFICKDCGDCFIYHVSFHFCGKCLKDRKDSRRIRESNIKDSKLHHCEKCGLDFGRKDHLKHHSCSHSGSSFICFDCGVGFRDPGELRTHENTHQVRNHIFQLREKRCEHQKELMLNHEVDHPGPDGYTCHQCGKKCSTGGKLGKHRMIHSAKTPHACSYCGTKFKRREHLRRHENLHTNEKPHLSHCYGDTFGRQEDLKTHLGKMHTMLRSYLCKTCGTTFKDRNSLWRHRYHTHTKAGKVFQCEECGLSFSRADHLKHHKYTHSTERPFSCSLCYKVFHIAENLKKHERNHRNKWLEYLNTRRHNNTPKQKSHVSERSKWKLGWSEASALLKLIQSHSQQQHHTCYVCKNTFRGLYYLKRHRLLNCLGQRSKIMNSF